The proteins below are encoded in one region of Syngnathus acus chromosome 2, fSynAcu1.2, whole genome shotgun sequence:
- the LOC119119466 gene encoding transcription factor PU.1, with protein sequence MAYVTELRLGGARGSWIGATPSSCPEVDLEVIEEYLQEHSLEVQPSCTHASPLSNVVQYVHSHHSARIIENNWSGQHAYEWHCGAPNKEYEEQAPPPAWPCPHQNQWDHVAYSEKPIVCMDSDSQSSCSQYHEYHDAPSPTSDSGGRPNKDPLHLAPLSGKRKERLFQFLFEMLQTPSMRSCIWWVQSSSGTFQFSSQNKERLAEIWGRRKGNRKTMTYQKMARALRNYARTGEIQKVKRKLTYRFDEKTLRGLQGDADMV encoded by the exons atggCTTACGTGACTGAGCTCAGGCTCGGTGGGGCTCGGGGTTCCTGGATCGGAGCCACGCCCTCATCCTGCCCGGAGGTGGACCTGGAGGTCATCGAGGAGTATCTTCAGGAGCATTCGCTGGAGGTCCAGCCTTCCTGCACGCATGCTTcgcctctgagcaatgtggTGCAGTACGTGCATTCTCACCACAGCGCCAGGATCATCG AGAATAACTGGTCAGGCCAGCATGCCTATGAGTGGCACTGCGGTGCTCCCAATAAGGAATACGAGGAGCAAGCACCACCTCCGGCCTGGCCCTGTCCGCATCAGAACCAATGG GATCACGTGGCATATTCAGAGAAACCGATCGTTTGTATGGATTCAGACTCTCAGTCCAGTTGCTCCCAGTACCACGAATATCACGATGCGCCTTCTCCGACTTCCGATAGCGGAGGCAGACCCAACAAAGATCCTTTACATCTTGCTCCACTCTCAG GAAAGAGGAAGGAGCGCTTGTTCCAGTTCCTGTTTGAGATGCTGCAAACGCCGTCGATGCGAAGCTGCATCTGGTGGGTCCAGTCCTCTTCGGGTACATTTCAGTTCTcttcccaaaataaagagaggCTGGCAGAGATATGGGGCCGCCGAAAAGGGAACCGCAAGACAATGACGTACCAGAAAATGGCACGGGCGTTGAGGAATTATGCCCGCACGGGCGAGATCCAAAAAGTCAAGCGGAAACTCACATATCGCTTTGATGAGAAGACGCTGAGAGGCCTCCAAGGAGATGCCGATATGGTGTGA
- the tead3a gene encoding transcriptional enhancer factor TEF-5, producing the protein MYGRNELIARYIKLRTGKTRTRKQVSSHIQVLARKRVREYQASIKVSSHLQVLAKRKSREIHSKLKAMNLDQVSKDKALQTVANLSSAQIVSASVMKSQASFPPPVRFWPGHVPGQPGHSQDIKPFAQPPYTTLAAPVPPPISYESLPPPRPAAIAAAPVWQDRTIASAKLRLLEYSAFMETQKDREMYKHLFVHIGPSNPSYSDPVLESIDVRQIYDKFSEKKGGLKELYEKGPHNAFFLVKFWADLSSDLEEGSGAFYGVSSQYSGTENITISVSTKVCSFGKQVVEKVETEYAHTEGGKHVFRIHRSPMCEYMINFIHKLKHLPEKYMMNSVLENFTILQVVSNRETQETLLCIAFVFEVSTSEHGAQYHVYRLVND; encoded by the exons ATGTACG GTCGAAATGAGCTGATCGCTCGCTATATTAAGCTACGGACAGGAAAgacacgcacacgcaaacaG GTGTCTAGTCACATACAGGTTCTGGCCCGCAAGAGGGTGCGTGAATACCAGGCGAGCATCAAG GTCTCTAGTCACCTGCAAGTCTTGGCCAAACGAAAGTCTCGTGAGATTCACTCTAAGCTGAAG GCCATGAACTTG GACCAGGTTTCCAAAGACAAAGCACTACAGACAGTGGCCAACCTCTCATCAGCTCAGATTGTGTCTGCAAGTGTGATGAAAAGCCAAGCTTCTTTCCCTCCGCCAGTCAGG TTTTGGCCCGGCCACGTGCCAGGACAGCCTGGACATTCTCAGGA caTCAAGCCCTTTGCACAGCCTCCTTACACAACACTAGCAGCTCCTGTTCCTCCACCCATCA GCTACGAGTCCCTGCCTCCCCCTCGCCCGGCAGCCATCGCGGCGGCGCCTGTGTGGCAGGACCGAACCATTGCCTCAGCAAAACTACGGCTTCTGGAGTACTCTGCTTTTATGGAGACGCAGAAAGATAGAGAGATG TATAAGCATCTGTTTGTGCACATCGGCCCATCCAACCCCAGCTACAGCGACCCCGTGCTGGAGTCGATAGATGTCAGGCAGATTTACGACAAGTTCTCCGAGAAGAAAGGAGGCCTGAAGGAGCTATACGAGAAAGGGCCCCACAATGCTTTCTTTCTTGTCAAGTTCTGG GCAGATCTGAGCAGCGATCTTGAAGAAGGTTCCGGTGCCTTCTACGGCGTGAGTAGCCAGTACAGTGGTACGGAGAATATCACAATCAGCGTCTCGACAAAGGTCTGCTCCTTCGGCAAGCAGGTGGTGGAAAAAGTCGAG ACGGAGTACGCGCATACGGAAGGCGGGAAGCACGTGTTCCGTATCCATCGCTCACCTATGTGTGAATATATGATCAACTTCATCCACAAACTCAAACATCTACCGGAGAAGTATATGATGAATAGCGTGTTGGAGAACTTCACCATACTACAG GTGGTGTCCAACAGAGAAACTCAAGAGACTCTGTTGTGTATCGCTTTTGTGTTTGAAGTGTCCACCAGTGAACACGGCGCACAGTACCACGTTTACCGCCTAGTTAACGACTAG